Proteins from one Oncorhynchus masou masou isolate Uvic2021 chromosome 12, UVic_Omas_1.1, whole genome shotgun sequence genomic window:
- the LOC135551057 gene encoding core histone macro-H2A.1 isoform X3 has protein sequence MSSRGGKKKATKMSRSTKAGVIFPVGRMLRYIKKGLPKYRVGVGAPVYMAAVLEYLTAEILELAGNAARDNKKGRVTPRHILLAIANDEELNQLLKGVTIAAGGVLPNIHPELLAKKRGSKGKLEAVITPPPAIKKSKMSASKKSAKKAAAGKRAKAKKQGEVSKAASADSTTDGTPTDGFTVLSTKSLFLGQKLNLVHSEVSNLAGFDVEGVINPTNADIDLKDDLGELHFTLRFERSLNAELKWDTIPKLTSLLETNVCLFFSEKLIHTHWISALSPQMKF, from the exons ATGTCCAGCCGAGGAGGGAAAAAGAAGGCCACCAAGATGTCCAGGTCGACGAAGGCCGGAGTCATCTTCCCCGTGGGGCGAATGCTGCGCTACATCAAGAAGGGTCTGCCCAAGTACAGGGTCGGTGTGGGTGCCCCAGTCTACATGGCCGCTGTTCTGGAGTACCTCACTG CTGAAATCCTGGAGCTGGCGGGCAACGCAGCCAGGGACAATAAGAAAGGACGTGTCACACCACGACACatccttctagccatcgccaacGACGAGGAGCTCAACCAG CTGCTGAAAGGTGTGACTATTGCAGCCGGAGGAGTCTTACCTAACATCCACCCTGAGCTGCTAGCTAAGAAGAGGGGGTCAAAGGGCAAGCTGGAGGCTGTCATCACGCCTCCTCCCGCCATCAAGAAATCCAAGATGTCTGCCTccaagaaatcagccaaaaaggCAGCTGCAGGGAAAAGAGCCAAAGCTAAG AAACAGGGAGAGGTGAGCAAAGCTGCCTCGGCAGACAGCACCACGGACGGAACACCTACGGACGGATTCACTGTCCTCTCCACCAAGAGTCTTTTCCTGGGTCAGAAG CTAAACCTGGTTCACAGTGAGGTCAGTAACTTGGCTGGCTTTGACGTGGAGGGGGTCATCAACCCCACCAATGCAGACATTGACCTTAAAGATGATCTAGGTGAGCTCCATTTCACTCTGCGGTTTGAAAGATCCTTGAATGCTGAACTTAAATGGGACACCATCCCCAAATTGACTAGTTTATTAGAAACAaatgtctgtttgtttttttctgaAAAATTAATACACACACATTGGATCTCAGCCTTATCCCCTCAGATGAAATTCTAG
- the LOC135551057 gene encoding core histone macro-H2A.1 isoform X2: MSSRGGKKKATKMSRSTKAGVIFPVGRMLRYIKKGLPKYRVGVGAPVYMAAVLEYLTAEILELAGNAARDNKKGRVTPRHILLAIANDEELNQLLKGVTIAAGGVLPNIHPELLAKKRGSKGKLEAVITPPPAIKKSKMSASKKSAKKAAAGKRAKAKKQGEVSKAASADSTTDGTPTDGFTVLSTKSLFLGQKLQVVQADISTIDSEAVVHPTNSTLYTGGEVGGALEKKGGEEFVDAMLELRKKNGPLEVAGAVLSSGYGLPAKFVIHCNSPGWGSEKCEELLDQTVKNCLVLADEKKLKSVAFPSIGSGRNGFPKQTAAQLILKAISSYFVATMSSSIKTVYFVLFDSESIGIYVQEMAKLDSN, translated from the exons ATGTCCAGCCGAGGAGGGAAAAAGAAGGCCACCAAGATGTCCAGGTCGACGAAGGCCGGAGTCATCTTCCCCGTGGGGCGAATGCTGCGCTACATCAAGAAGGGTCTGCCCAAGTACAGGGTCGGTGTGGGTGCCCCAGTCTACATGGCCGCTGTTCTGGAGTACCTCACTG CTGAAATCCTGGAGCTGGCGGGCAACGCAGCCAGGGACAATAAGAAAGGACGTGTCACACCACGACACatccttctagccatcgccaacGACGAGGAGCTCAACCAG CTGCTGAAAGGTGTGACTATTGCAGCCGGAGGAGTCTTACCTAACATCCACCCTGAGCTGCTAGCTAAGAAGAGGGGGTCAAAGGGCAAGCTGGAGGCTGTCATCACGCCTCCTCCCGCCATCAAGAAATCCAAGATGTCTGCCTccaagaaatcagccaaaaaggCAGCTGCAGGGAAAAGAGCCAAAGCTAAG AAACAGGGAGAGGTGAGCAAAGCTGCCTCGGCAGACAGCACCACGGACGGAACACCTACGGACGGATTCACTGTCCTCTCCACCAAGAGTCTTTTCCTGGGTCAGAAG TTGCAAGTTGTGCAAGCCGACATTTCCACCATTGACAGCGAGGCTGTTGTTCACCCGACCAATTCCACCCTCTACACTGGTGGTGAAGTAG GTGGTGCCctggagaagaagggaggggaggagtttGTGGATGCCATGTTGGAGTTACGGAAGAAGAACGGTCCCCTGGAAGTGGCTGGAG CGGTGCTGTCCTCTGGCTATGGGCTTCCTGCCAAGTTCGTGATCCACTGCAACAGTCCAGGCTGGGGATCAGAGAAGTGTGAGGAGCTGCTGGACCAGACCGTGAAGAACTGCCTGGTCCTGGCTGACGAGAAGAAGCTCAAGTCTGTGGCCTTCCCTTCCATTGGCAGTGGAAG GAATGGCTTCCCGAAGCAGACGGCTGCCCAGCTCATTCTAAAAGCCATCTCCAGCTACTTTGTGGCCACCATGTCTTCTTCCATCAAGACGGTCTACTTCGTGCTGTTCGACAGCGAGAGCATAGGGATCTATGTGCAGGAGATGGCCAAGCTTGACTCAAACTAA
- the LOC135551057 gene encoding core histone macro-H2A.1 isoform X4, whose translation MSSRGGKKKATKMSRSTKAGVIFPVGRMLRYIKKGLPKYRVGVGAPVYMAAVLEYLTAEILELAGNAARDNKKGRVTPRHILLAIANDEELNQLLKGVTIAAGGVLPNIHPELLAKKRGSKGKLEAVITPPPAIKKSKMSASKKSAKKAAAGKRAKAKQKQGEVSKAASADSTTDGTPTDGFTVLSTKSLFLGQKLQVVQADISTIDSEAVVHPTNSTLYTGGEVVPWRRREGRSLWMPCWSYGRRTVPWKWLERCCPLAMGFLPSS comes from the exons ATGTCCAGCCGAGGAGGGAAAAAGAAGGCCACCAAGATGTCCAGGTCGACGAAGGCCGGAGTCATCTTCCCCGTGGGGCGAATGCTGCGCTACATCAAGAAGGGTCTGCCCAAGTACAGGGTCGGTGTGGGTGCCCCAGTCTACATGGCCGCTGTTCTGGAGTACCTCACTG CTGAAATCCTGGAGCTGGCGGGCAACGCAGCCAGGGACAATAAGAAAGGACGTGTCACACCACGACACatccttctagccatcgccaacGACGAGGAGCTCAACCAG CTGCTGAAAGGTGTGACTATTGCAGCCGGAGGAGTCTTACCTAACATCCACCCTGAGCTGCTAGCTAAGAAGAGGGGGTCAAAGGGCAAGCTGGAGGCTGTCATCACGCCTCCTCCCGCCATCAAGAAATCCAAGATGTCTGCCTccaagaaatcagccaaaaaggCAGCTGCAGGGAAAAGAGCCAAAGCTAAG CAGAAACAGGGAGAGGTGAGCAAAGCTGCCTCGGCAGACAGCACCACGGACGGAACACCTACGGACGGATTCACTGTCCTCTCCACCAAGAGTCTTTTCCTGGGTCAGAAG TTGCAAGTTGTGCAAGCCGACATTTCCACCATTGACAGCGAGGCTGTTGTTCACCCGACCAATTCCACCCTCTACACTGGTGGTGAA GTGGTGCCctggagaagaagggaggggaggagtttGTGGATGCCATGTTGGAGTTACGGAAGAAGAACGGTCCCCTGGAAGTGGCTGGAG CGGTGCTGTCCTCTGGCTATGGGCTTCCTGCCAAGTTCGTGA
- the LOC135551057 gene encoding core histone macro-H2A.1 isoform X5, with protein sequence MSSRGGKKKATKMSRSTKAGVIFPVGRMLRYIKKGLPKYRVGVGAPVYMAAVLEYLTAEILELAGNAARDNKKGRVTPRHILLAIANDEELNQLLKGVTIAAGGVLPNIHPELLAKKRGSKGKLEAVITPPPAIKKSKMSASKKSAKKAAAGKRAKAKQKQGEVSKAASADSTTDGTPTDGFTVLSTKSLFLGQKLNLVHSEVSNLAGFDVEGVINPTNADIDLKDDLGGALEKKGGEEFVDAMLELRKKNGPLEVAGAVLSSGYGLPAKFVIHCNSPGWGSEKCEELLDQTVKNCLVLADEKKLKSVAFPSIGSGRNGFPKQTAAQLILKAISSYFVATMSSSIKTVYFVLFDSESIGIYVQEMAKLDSN encoded by the exons ATGTCCAGCCGAGGAGGGAAAAAGAAGGCCACCAAGATGTCCAGGTCGACGAAGGCCGGAGTCATCTTCCCCGTGGGGCGAATGCTGCGCTACATCAAGAAGGGTCTGCCCAAGTACAGGGTCGGTGTGGGTGCCCCAGTCTACATGGCCGCTGTTCTGGAGTACCTCACTG CTGAAATCCTGGAGCTGGCGGGCAACGCAGCCAGGGACAATAAGAAAGGACGTGTCACACCACGACACatccttctagccatcgccaacGACGAGGAGCTCAACCAG CTGCTGAAAGGTGTGACTATTGCAGCCGGAGGAGTCTTACCTAACATCCACCCTGAGCTGCTAGCTAAGAAGAGGGGGTCAAAGGGCAAGCTGGAGGCTGTCATCACGCCTCCTCCCGCCATCAAGAAATCCAAGATGTCTGCCTccaagaaatcagccaaaaaggCAGCTGCAGGGAAAAGAGCCAAAGCTAAG CAGAAACAGGGAGAGGTGAGCAAAGCTGCCTCGGCAGACAGCACCACGGACGGAACACCTACGGACGGATTCACTGTCCTCTCCACCAAGAGTCTTTTCCTGGGTCAGAAG CTAAACCTGGTTCACAGTGAGGTCAGTAACTTGGCTGGCTTTGACGTGGAGGGGGTCATCAACCCCACCAATGCAGACATTGACCTTAAAGATGATCTAG GTGGTGCCctggagaagaagggaggggaggagtttGTGGATGCCATGTTGGAGTTACGGAAGAAGAACGGTCCCCTGGAAGTGGCTGGAG CGGTGCTGTCCTCTGGCTATGGGCTTCCTGCCAAGTTCGTGATCCACTGCAACAGTCCAGGCTGGGGATCAGAGAAGTGTGAGGAGCTGCTGGACCAGACCGTGAAGAACTGCCTGGTCCTGGCTGACGAGAAGAAGCTCAAGTCTGTGGCCTTCCCTTCCATTGGCAGTGGAAG GAATGGCTTCCCGAAGCAGACGGCTGCCCAGCTCATTCTAAAAGCCATCTCCAGCTACTTTGTGGCCACCATGTCTTCTTCCATCAAGACGGTCTACTTCGTGCTGTTCGACAGCGAGAGCATAGGGATCTATGTGCAGGAGATGGCCAAGCTTGACTCAAACTAA
- the LOC135551057 gene encoding core histone macro-H2A.1 isoform X1, with product MSSRGGKKKATKMSRSTKAGVIFPVGRMLRYIKKGLPKYRVGVGAPVYMAAVLEYLTAEILELAGNAARDNKKGRVTPRHILLAIANDEELNQLLKGVTIAAGGVLPNIHPELLAKKRGSKGKLEAVITPPPAIKKSKMSASKKSAKKAAAGKRAKAKQKQGEVSKAASADSTTDGTPTDGFTVLSTKSLFLGQKLQVVQADISTIDSEAVVHPTNSTLYTGGEVGGALEKKGGEEFVDAMLELRKKNGPLEVAGAVLSSGYGLPAKFVIHCNSPGWGSEKCEELLDQTVKNCLVLADEKKLKSVAFPSIGSGRNGFPKQTAAQLILKAISSYFVATMSSSIKTVYFVLFDSESIGIYVQEMAKLDSN from the exons ATGTCCAGCCGAGGAGGGAAAAAGAAGGCCACCAAGATGTCCAGGTCGACGAAGGCCGGAGTCATCTTCCCCGTGGGGCGAATGCTGCGCTACATCAAGAAGGGTCTGCCCAAGTACAGGGTCGGTGTGGGTGCCCCAGTCTACATGGCCGCTGTTCTGGAGTACCTCACTG CTGAAATCCTGGAGCTGGCGGGCAACGCAGCCAGGGACAATAAGAAAGGACGTGTCACACCACGACACatccttctagccatcgccaacGACGAGGAGCTCAACCAG CTGCTGAAAGGTGTGACTATTGCAGCCGGAGGAGTCTTACCTAACATCCACCCTGAGCTGCTAGCTAAGAAGAGGGGGTCAAAGGGCAAGCTGGAGGCTGTCATCACGCCTCCTCCCGCCATCAAGAAATCCAAGATGTCTGCCTccaagaaatcagccaaaaaggCAGCTGCAGGGAAAAGAGCCAAAGCTAAG CAGAAACAGGGAGAGGTGAGCAAAGCTGCCTCGGCAGACAGCACCACGGACGGAACACCTACGGACGGATTCACTGTCCTCTCCACCAAGAGTCTTTTCCTGGGTCAGAAG TTGCAAGTTGTGCAAGCCGACATTTCCACCATTGACAGCGAGGCTGTTGTTCACCCGACCAATTCCACCCTCTACACTGGTGGTGAAGTAG GTGGTGCCctggagaagaagggaggggaggagtttGTGGATGCCATGTTGGAGTTACGGAAGAAGAACGGTCCCCTGGAAGTGGCTGGAG CGGTGCTGTCCTCTGGCTATGGGCTTCCTGCCAAGTTCGTGATCCACTGCAACAGTCCAGGCTGGGGATCAGAGAAGTGTGAGGAGCTGCTGGACCAGACCGTGAAGAACTGCCTGGTCCTGGCTGACGAGAAGAAGCTCAAGTCTGTGGCCTTCCCTTCCATTGGCAGTGGAAG GAATGGCTTCCCGAAGCAGACGGCTGCCCAGCTCATTCTAAAAGCCATCTCCAGCTACTTTGTGGCCACCATGTCTTCTTCCATCAAGACGGTCTACTTCGTGCTGTTCGACAGCGAGAGCATAGGGATCTATGTGCAGGAGATGGCCAAGCTTGACTCAAACTAA